CATGAAATGAAATAATTGGCATCCACTGTATGAAATATATCCACAAATGCAATTATTTCAGAGAAATACACACTAGATGCTACACTTGCAAAAAAGTTTAATGTCCTAGTCTTATCATTGGATCTCAACAGTATCTATCATACACGACAAGTGAATGGTGTTTATTTATACAAATTACTTAACAACAATATCGTACAAGCTTATTTTGCATATTTTAATTCCCTCTGATAGACAAGTAAATGGTAAATGTATTCCTGTTGGGAAACATAGAAAAACATGTAGAAAATCTCACCAGAACAATATAGTTTGCAGTCAAATCTTTACTCAGTCACCTAGAGAGAAATTAACACCACGGAAGAGAAAATGTACCATATGGTGCTGAGGAAGACGGTCTTGATGGGCACGCATCCAGCCTCATCGAGCGCCTGATGGAGAGCACGGACTTCTgtccggctcggcggcggcggcgcaaccaAATCTGCGCACGACTTCCATCTGCGAGGCGCGCAGCACCCGCACCTtttgcacctcctccaccgctagGCTCGCTGCTGCCAAAACTGAGTCCGCGCCCCGCTTGTCCAGTGCCGGCGACACCGGCGACGCAAGCGAGATCCGGGAAAACTCGAAGGCGACCCCTAGCTTCCGGATCTGACTTGGAGGGGAGGACACCATGGGGCAGCATGGACTAGACCTCGAAGCCGGTCAGGCAGCGAGGAGTGACGTAGGGAGCGACGACGGCTTCCAAGGCCGGGGAGATCGCaatcggcggcggtggcggaggtccGATTTGGAGAGCGGAGAGGATTAGGTTTGGGAGGAGAAGCAGGTTCCTgtcgttttttttcttttgggctGGGTGATTTGGTGCGGGGCTGCGGGTGCTAGGCTGGGCATATTGGGATCCTGACGGTCGGCCTCTACCGTCAGCAGGCTCCCCGTTTCTGGTAGTGCGGGGACATCGGCGCCTCCGCCTGCAACACCTGCGTCGCCACGGGCTTCCAGGACACGCAGCAGTTCTGCGCGTTTGCCAAGGACGCCGCCGTGTACTATGACTCCTGCCTCCTCTGCTTCTCCAACACAAACTTCATCGCGACCGCCGACAACGATGTTGTGATGATCCTCATGAACACCAAGAACTTCACGGGGAACGCCGACTCCATGAGGCTCATGCTGTTCACGCTGCTGAATGACACGACCCAGCAAGCGGCCGGCAGCTCGACGAGGTTCACGACCGCGCGCCTGGACATCAGCTTGCTGCCGACGATGTACTGCCTCGTGCAGTGCAtgcccgacctcgccgccggcgagtacGCGGCGTGTCTGCGGGACTTCCTGCAGCTGACGCTCCGGTACCTCGACGGGAAACAAGGAGGTCGGCTGATCGGGGTTCGGTGTAACATGAGGTACGAGATCTACCCTTTCTACAATGGGGACCCGATGCTGCGTATTATCTCACGGGCCCCTGCAGTACCGGCGATCAATAGCACGCCGCCGGGAACGCCTATCACAGTGTTTCCGcagccgccactgccgccggcGTCAGTCCCGGCCGGTCCAGCACAAGAACACAGAGACAGAGGTACGTAAGCCATCCTACGTTTTTTAGTTGCTTTTGATTGTTTGTTTAGATTAAGGCCCGAAAGGATACTTCCACGTGTAAGACGTTGGCAGATAGATAATTTAGACCAGAGTGTTAAATACACTAGTGACCCTTCAACTTATAACGAGGTGCCATTTAGGTCTACGAAGTTGTAAAATTGAAATTTGGCACCCTGATCTTTTTAAGTTGTGTCACTTAGATCCACACCTCATGACGTGGTGTCACACGACAtaaatatatgaaaaaaaacCTGAGTTTCGTCATTTTCTACCTTCACATTCTAGagggagagatagagagaggagGCAGGGCACGCCTGAGTGCCAGCAGCAGGGAGGGGTGCGCCGCCGTggtgtcctcctcctccaactCTGGGGAGCACGAGCGCGAGGTGGGCACCGAGGACGACGGGTTGCGTGCAGAGGACAGCAGCGGCGCGTGCTGGTGGCGAGGAGGTAGCAAAGGCTGCGTGTGCATGGTGGAGTGCAGAGGCGGGCGAGCGGCGTGGAGGTTggcggctcgccggaggcgGGCGTGTGGGGCATGGAGGCTGGTGGCTCGCATTCACGAGAGGCGTGCTCGCGACGTGGAGGCCGGTGGCTTGCAGCCACGGGAGGGGCTCTTGCAGCGGTGCGTGTTGGGGCCAGGGcatctggcggcggcgcacaggcgGGCTCTGCGGGGCAGCGCAcgggcgggctctgcgcggcagCACGTAGGCTCGGTCCCATGACGGCGCGAGTGCAGGCTAGGGAGGGGAGCTCACAGCAGGTTGAAGCGCCGCTCCCTCGCCCAGCGGGCTACAGCGCGCGGCGCGAGCCAGGGGCGGCGGttggagcagaggcggcggcataGGCAAGACGTGGAGGTGAAAGGAGGCGAGGAGGATGTAGATATAGAAGATGATAAAACTCAAAGGTTTCTTTTCATATAATCATGTCATGTGGCGTCACGTCAATGGATATGGACCTAAAtgacacaacttaacaagttatGTTGGAATCGGAGGCGACAAGCGACGAAGGAACACGATCAATCAAGCACACGGGACACACGATTTACGTGAAAAACCCTCCTAATGCGAGAgggaaaaaccacgggcgccagccagcaaacACTTCACTATTTTTAGAGTCTGTTACAATGCCGTATGGCGGCTTACAAGAGATGAATGGAGTAAGCTTTGTTCGGGCCTCCGCTTCGCTATGGCAGAAGTCGGCCAGCCCAATATGAATTTGGAACATATTCAACAAACTCCACCTTGAGACAAATTCTCTTGCAGCATCTTCACTTCATCCTGAACATCATGAAGAAAAATATAACTGGCGCCAAATAGCCTCTTGGGCTAATTAATTAAACCAACTAAGCTTGAGCACAGCTCAAACTTAGCAACAGGAACTGGTTTAGTCATCATATCAGCTGGATTATCATGAGTGTtgatcttgcatacctttagCTTACCTTCCTCGACCACATCACGTACATAATGATACTTGATGTCAATATGCTTTGTCCTCTCATGAAACATCTGGTCTTTGGTAAGGTAAATAGCACTTTGACTGTCACAATATAAATCAATGCACGAATCAGCCCCAACTAGCTCAGAGTACAATCCTTTGAGCCAAATTAATTCCTTGCACGCCtcagcaatagccatatattctgcCTCAGTAGTAGACAAAGCCACAACAGACTGCAAAGTAACCTTCCAGCTCACAGCACAACTGCCAACAGTGAACACATAACATGTGAGCAACCTTCGCCTATCAACATCAGCAGCAAAATCTGAATCAACATAGCCAATAAGTCCCTTCTCAGTTCTGCCAAACTTCAGGCAAGAATCTGCAGTGCCTCTGAGGTACCTAAAAATCCACTGAACTGCCCTCCAATGTTAGCACACTGAGCAGCTGACAATCTAAAATGGGTTGCAATAGGAGTACTGATAGGCTTAGCATCATTCATGTTGAAACGCTGAAGAATTTTCTGAATATAATTCTGCTAACTAAGAAATAGCACACCAGATTTTCTATCTCTAGTAATTTCCATGCCTAAAATTTTCTTAGCAGCACCAAGATCTTTCGTGTCAAATTCGTTACTCAACAATTTCTTTAACTTAGCAATTTCGACTCTACTCTTGGCAGCAATCTatatgtcatcaacataaatgAGCAAATAAATAGGCGATCCATTAACATGCTTGATGTAAACACAGCTATCAAATTTAGACCTCTTAAAACCATGCGACAGCATAAATGAATCAAGCGTTTTATTCCACTGACGAGGggactgtttcaaaccatacaaggatctcttcaacttgcacacAAAATTTTTCTTGCCTGGCACTATGAATCCTTCAGGCTGGTCCATGTATATATCATTCTCAAGTTCACCATGCAAAAATGCAGTTttcacatctaactgctcaagctcaagatcatgtgcaGCAACAACACTAAAGAATATACGAATGGAACTATGCTTTACCATAGGAGAGAAAACATCATTATAATCAATACCAGGAATTTGACTGTAGCCCTTCGCTACTAATCTTGCCTTATACTTTGGAGGCTCGCTTGGAGATAAACCCTCCTTTCTCTTAAAGATCCACTTACAGCGgactgtcttcttcttctttggcaATGGTACAACATACCAAGTATGATTCTTCTCAAGTGACTGCATCTCCTCATGCATAGCAGAAATCCACTTCTCTTTTTCACCATAATCAATGGCCTCAACATATGCGACTGGCTCATGTGAATTCTCCACCTGTTCAGCATAACTCAAAGCATAATATGTTAGATTACACTCTTCAATAAGATGTTTAGGAGGTCCACAATTTCTCTTTGACTTGCGCTCAGCAATAGGTAATTCCTCCTCTTGCTGCAAATGAGAAGGTGAGTTTTGCTGAACACTATCATGAGCCTCAGAATCATCAGCATCATTTCCTGATCAGTAATAGACTCCTGCGCACCTAACTAATCATCTAGAAGCTCCACCTGTATACTGACATGCTGCTGTGCAACATCATCACTATCTGAAACATCTGAGGACAAACTGTCAGTAAACATCACAGATTCATTAAAAACAACGCTCCTGCTTATGAAAGTCTTTCCTGTTTCTGAATTCCACAATTTATATTCTTTGACTCCAGAACCATAACCAAGGAAAAGACACTTAAtagctctaggctctaattttcCATTATCAACATGTGCATAAGCAGTGCATCCAAATACTTTCAACTGTGAATAATCAGCAGGTGTGCCAGACCATACCTCAACAGGAGTTTTCTTATTTAATTTAATAGAAGGTGACCTGTTGATCAAATAGCACGTGGTGTTGGCTGCCTCTGCCcaaaaatgcttgctcatgcgTGCATCAGACAGCATACAGTGCGCCCTGGAAATGATGGTCCTGTTCATGCGCTCAGccactccattctgctgtggagtgtacgGAATGGTGTGATGACGGACAATGCCTTCCTGCCTGCAATAATTATTAAAGGCATCCGAACAAAATTCACCACCATTATCAGTACAATGCAATTTCACCTTCCTTTCAGTTTGGTTCTCAATCATAACCTTCCAATCTTTAAACACAGCAAAAATATCATCTTTAGTTTTCAGAAAATAAGGCCAAACTTTTttagagtaatcatcaataattGTAAGCATGTAACGAGCACCACCAAGTGAGGGCTTACAAGAAAGACCCCACAAATCAGCATGTACATAATCAAGAATACCTTTGGTGGTATGAAATGAGGTGTTGAACTTTACCCTCTTGTGCTTCCAAAAAATACAGTGCTCACAAAACTTCATGTCACTCAAAGTGCAGCCCTTAAGCAAGTTTCACTTCATCAATTCAGCCATACCAAGGTGACTCATATGCCCCAAATGCTTATGCCAAAGGTTAGCCTCTAAGGACatatgaagcgtcccctcataagagaagacttaaatgtgatacaaaataccagtcccaggaggctgatgccacatttattacatcagatggttcaaaaccgtacaaaccttggaggacactcgatacagataataataataagtagccaagctacgacataacaccagaccgcaaaccacatgggatCTAGCGCGGGCTCAGAGTACTACGACAGcgaaggcatctcgacagggccggttccacaggcaaggttgggtgtagaacgaaaaccctactcaacgtcgtctggcacgaagtctgggtcttcttctgtaaaaagtaagaatggggtgagtacaaacgtactcagcaagtccaatcacacccacggagggggttatattagaataatatgcataggtaaatcaaggataaggttatggtttaatttacagaaaaacgatattttatgcaggggtttattttaacaGAAACCTTTTTGAAAATCAGATTTTGTAGTAACACGGGGTTCAAGTTTTAatctgctaccggactccccgtctgtcgtagcacacggcacaactgccggacacaattccaaaacaactcacgctagcccatcccaagaaacactagttatgtgaccgcaccataactcgcccaataccgtgggcacgactattcgaatagtttcttaactctgcagaggtgtgcaactttacccacaagtaggataccacaactcgaacaccatcgtatcggtgtagatcccaacatagccattacccaccatagctaagcctgactaaccatcacgggatgcaccaaggggtcatcgaccgttcacttaggtataaccgggcataagtcactcggggcttatcccttttccttagtcacctgttgctctcagctctcctgatggctaccacaccaactagtgggatttatgctacgccgttgcccattcaacggtcgagtggtttgcacgaaagtagagttaggtgagatgacacaccaactcggtccttagacacgacaagatgtaTATCTCCCTCCTtactctgccacacaggcacaagcacaccaatcggcaaatcacacagaaatgccgtccatcccgtctatACTCCTCTTTTGAAAATCCAcaatttatcccttcccacata
This sequence is a window from Panicum virgatum strain AP13 chromosome 7K, P.virgatum_v5, whole genome shotgun sequence. Protein-coding genes within it:
- the LOC120640062 gene encoding cysteine-rich receptor-like protein kinase 6, which produces MGQHGLDLEAGQAARSDCGDIGASACNTCVATGFQDTQQFCAFAKDAAVYYDSCLLCFSNTNFIATADNDVVMILMNTKNFTGNADSMRLMLFTLLNDTTQQAAGSSTRFTTARLDISLLPTMYCLVQCMPDLAAGEYAACLRDFLQLTLRYLDGKQGGRLIGVRCNMRYEIYPFYNGDPMLRIISRAPAVPAINSTPPGTPITVFPQPPLPPASVPAGPAQEHRDREGEIERGGRARLSASSREGCAAVVSSSSNSGEHERERRASGVEVGGSPEAGVWGMEAGGSHSREACSRRGGRWLAATGGALAAVRVGARASGGGAQAGSAGQRTGGLCAAARRLGPMTARVQAREGSSQQVEAPLPRPAGYSARREPGAAVGAEAAA